One Lysinibacillus sp. OF-1 DNA segment encodes these proteins:
- a CDS encoding amino acid permease, with amino-acid sequence MAAEQYELKRSMKARHLFMISLGGCIGTGFFLGSGYTINQAGPTGAILAYLVGGAVMYLTMLCLGELSVAMPVSGSFQTYTTKFIGPATGFAVGWLYWLGWAVTVALEFLGAGQLMQRWFPDSPVWMWCLIFAALLFVLNGLSAKAFGEAEFVFSSIKILAILMFLAVGGAAMFGLIDMKNGTDAPFLTHFYEGGLFPNGLTALLITMITVNFSFQGTELIGIAAGESENPEKTIPKSIKQTVWRTLFFFVLSVFVLAAMIPMDKAGVVESPFVVVLDSIGIPYAADIMNFVILTALLSVANSGLYAATRMLFSLSVEKMASPLLGKVNRRGIPMNALLITLAVAGLSLLSSVFAANTVFVWLLSLAGLGAQIGWIAITASQIAFRRSYLRQGGKVEDLKFKAPFYPVIPILGLLANCIVMASLAFDPAQRLALYCGGAFFIGCYIVYYLKVKKVTNLVINQQEVQLKLDQKMYL; translated from the coding sequence ATGGCAGCAGAACAATATGAATTGAAAAGAAGTATGAAAGCTAGACACTTATTTATGATTTCTCTCGGAGGATGTATTGGAACTGGTTTTTTTCTTGGCTCAGGGTACACCATTAATCAAGCGGGGCCAACCGGTGCCATTCTAGCTTATTTAGTAGGCGGAGCAGTAATGTATTTAACAATGCTATGCTTGGGTGAATTATCTGTTGCTATGCCAGTATCTGGTTCATTCCAAACATATACGACGAAGTTTATCGGTCCTGCCACTGGTTTTGCTGTTGGCTGGCTGTACTGGCTAGGCTGGGCAGTAACTGTTGCACTCGAATTTTTAGGTGCTGGACAACTTATGCAAAGGTGGTTTCCTGATTCTCCAGTATGGATGTGGTGCCTAATATTTGCTGCACTGCTCTTTGTCTTGAATGGTTTATCTGCAAAAGCCTTTGGCGAAGCAGAATTTGTCTTCTCAAGCATTAAAATTTTGGCCATCCTGATGTTCCTTGCGGTTGGGGGAGCAGCTATGTTTGGGCTGATCGATATGAAAAATGGAACAGATGCCCCATTTCTTACTCATTTTTATGAGGGTGGTCTTTTTCCAAATGGTTTAACAGCACTGCTCATTACCATGATTACCGTGAATTTTTCATTTCAAGGTACAGAATTAATCGGTATTGCTGCTGGAGAGAGTGAAAATCCCGAAAAAACAATCCCTAAATCTATTAAACAAACCGTGTGGCGTACGCTGTTCTTCTTTGTGTTATCTGTCTTTGTATTGGCAGCTATGATTCCTATGGATAAAGCGGGTGTTGTTGAAAGTCCATTTGTTGTTGTATTAGATAGTATAGGGATTCCGTATGCAGCAGATATTATGAATTTTGTTATTCTAACAGCTTTATTATCGGTCGCTAACTCGGGTTTATATGCTGCAACACGTATGCTGTTTTCTCTTTCCGTTGAAAAGATGGCAAGTCCATTGTTAGGGAAGGTGAATAGAAGAGGAATTCCAATGAATGCATTATTGATTACCCTTGCTGTTGCTGGTTTGTCATTATTGTCAAGCGTATTTGCCGCTAATACCGTATTTGTGTGGCTTTTATCCCTAGCAGGTTTAGGTGCACAAATTGGGTGGATTGCAATTACTGCTTCTCAAATTGCATTTAGACGCTCCTATTTACGCCAAGGAGGAAAAGTGGAGGATTTAAAATTCAAAGCACCATTCTATCCGGTTATTCCTATTTTAGGATTATTGGCAAACTGCATCGTTATGGCAAGCTTGGCTTTTGATCCCGCTCAACGATTAGCCCTTTACTGTGGTGGAGCTTTCTTCATTGGCTGTTATATTGTTTATTATTTAAAAGTGAAAAAAGTTACAAATTTAGTAATAAACCAACAAGAAGTCCAGTTAAAATTAGATCAAAAAATGTATCTTTAA
- a CDS encoding DUF817 domain-containing protein — protein sequence MLKNFVKDLGIFTYQQSLSCIFPVVIFITLAFSRAVPIPGVARYDFILVICLLTQYLMYRFGLETKDEIKVICLFHIIGLVLELYKVNFNSWSYPEEAWSKVGGVPLYSGFMYASVASYICQAWRRFDLKIVSWPKSYVAIPLGAMIYFNFFTHHFIYDFRWLLMALLFVVFYRTMVKFKVRNKIYQMPIVASFFLIGFFIWIAENIATFFGAWSYPNQEVAWSIVHFGKISSWFLLVVISILIVAQLKLFYRDAGE from the coding sequence ATGTTAAAAAATTTTGTTAAAGATTTAGGAATCTTTACGTATCAACAATCGTTATCCTGTATTTTTCCTGTTGTAATATTTATTACACTTGCATTTTCTAGAGCTGTTCCAATACCAGGTGTAGCAAGATACGATTTCATTCTAGTCATCTGTCTATTGACGCAATACTTGATGTATAGATTTGGATTAGAAACAAAGGATGAAATAAAAGTCATCTGTCTGTTTCATATTATTGGACTTGTGCTAGAACTGTATAAAGTAAATTTTAATTCTTGGTCTTATCCTGAAGAGGCGTGGTCAAAAGTGGGAGGTGTGCCATTATATAGTGGATTTATGTATGCTAGTGTGGCGAGTTATATTTGCCAAGCCTGGCGTAGATTCGATTTGAAAATCGTGAGTTGGCCAAAAAGTTATGTAGCCATTCCACTAGGAGCCATGATTTACTTCAATTTCTTCACCCATCATTTTATTTATGATTTTAGATGGCTGTTAATGGCATTACTTTTTGTGGTGTTTTATCGAACAATGGTCAAATTTAAGGTGCGAAATAAAATCTATCAAATGCCCATCGTTGCGTCTTTCTTTTTGATTGGCTTTTTCATTTGGATTGCTGAAAATATCGCTACTTTCTTTGGGGCATGGTCATATCCTAATCAAGAGGTAGCATGGTCGATTGTGCATTTTGGCAAAATAAGCTCTTGGTTTTTACTTGTAGTCATTAGCATTCTGATTGTTGCACAGCTTAAATTATTTTATCGAGATGCAGGTGAATAA